Genomic DNA from Paracoccus sp. MBLB3053:
CCGTTGGCGAGGATGCCAAGCTGATGCTCGGCCGTACGCCCGGCAGCATCGAGGCGATCCGCCCGATGCGCGAAGGCGTCATCGCGGATTTCGACAGCGCCGAGGAAATGATCAAGCACTTTATCAAGAAGGTGTTTCGTCGCACGACCTTCTCGAAGCCGAAGATCATCGTCTGCGTCCCGCATGGCGCGACCCCGGTCGAGAAACGCGCGATCCGCCAGTCGGTGCTTTCGGCCGGCGCGCGCAAGGCCGGCCTGATCGCCGAGCCGATCGCCGCGGCCATCGGCGCGGGCATGCCGATCACCGAACCCACCGGCAGCATGGTCGTCGATATCGGCGGCGGCACCACGGAAGTGGCGGTCCTGTCGCTCGGCGACGTGGTCTATGCGCGTTCGGTTCGCATCGGCGGCGACCGCATGGATGACGCGCTGATCAACTACCTGCGCCGCAACCACAACCTGCTGATCGGCGAATCGACCGCCGAGCGCGTCAAGACCCAGATCGGCACCGCCCGCATGCCCGATGACGGCCGTGGCGCGACCATCATGGTGCGTGGCCGCGACCTGCTGAACGGGATCCCCAAGGAAATGGAGATCACCCAGGCCATGGTCGCCGAGGCGCTGGCCGAACCGGTGCAGCAGATCTGCGAGGCCGTCATGGTCGCGCTGGAAGCCACGCCTCCGGACCTGGCCGCCGACATCGTCGATCGCGGCGTCATGCTGACCGGCGGCGGCGCGATGCTGGGCGATCTGGACCTTGCACTGCGCGAGCAGACCGGGCTCTCGATCACGCTGGCGGATCAGCCGATGAGCTGCGTGGCGCTCGGCACCGGCAAGGCGCTGGAATTCGAGAAGCAGCTGCGCCACGTCATCGATTACGACAGCTGATCGGGACAGGCTGTGGCACGCAAGGGCCCAGATTACGCGGCTCCGGTCCGGCGCATCCTCGTTTCGCTTTTGGTCATCGCCCTGCTCGGCATCTTCCTTTTCTGGCAGATCGACAGCCCCCGGGCCGAGCGGTTGCGCGCGATTGTCATCGACAGGTTCGTGCCTGGCTTTGAATGGGTCATGGCCCCGGTGACACGGCTGAGCCGCATGGTCGCCGGCTTCGAATCCTATTCGCGCCTATACGAGCAGAACCAGGAACTGCGCCGCGAGCTGCAGAAGATGTCGGCCTGGAAAGAGGCTGCCGTCCAGCTTGAACAGGAAAACGCCAAGCTTCTGTCGCAGAACAGCGTCAGGATCGATCCCGCGCTGACCTCGGTTTCGGGCGTGGTGCTGACCGATAGCGGCACTGCATTCCGGCAATCCGTCCTGCTCAATGTGGGAGCGCGCGATGGCATCCTGGATGGCTGGGCGACGATGGACGGGCTTGGCCTTGTGGGCCGGATCTCGGGTGTGGGCGAAAGCACGAGCCGCGTGATGCTGCTTACCGATCCGTCCAGCAGGATCCCTGTCACCATCCAGCCGTCAGGCCAGCATGCATTGCTCAGTGGGGACAACACCTCATTTCCGGCGCTCGACTTCATCGAAAGTCCTGAAAACCTGCGCCCAGGGGATCGCGTCGTGAGTTCCGGCGATGGAGGCGTATTTCCGCCCGGGCTTCTGGTCGGGCAGGTCGCGCAGGCAAGCGATGGCAGGTTGAGGGTCAGGCTTGCGGCGGATTACGGGCGGCTTGAATTCCTGCGCGTTCTTCGAAGCCATCCTTCGGAACGACTGGCCGATACGGGGCTGCTTATCCCGCCGCCTCCGGCGGAGTTCATCGGACCGCCGCTGCCACCAACTATTGATATCGACCCCGCTGTAGCCGCACAACGCGCCGTCAACGCGGCCGAGGACGGAGCCGAGGCCGGAAATGATTGAAACGGCCCGGCGCAAGCGGCTTGCCGGGCGCGGTCTCTTTATCGTGCTTTTCCTCGCGATCCTGTTCCTGCGCCTGATGCCGCTCAATCCCGGGCAGGTGGTCTGGCCTGGGCCGGACATCTCGCTTTGCCTCACCCTTGCCTGGGTGCTTCGACGCCCCGACCATGCGCCCGTCCTGATCATCGCCCTGCTCTTCCTGATCGAGGACATCATGCTGTTCAGGCCGCTGGGTCTCTGGACGGCGATCGTCGTGATGGGCAGCGAGGCCGCACGTTCGCGCGAGTTGCGTTGGCGCGAGCTGCCGTTCATGGTTGAATGGTTGCGGGTGGCCATGCTGATGGCGATGCTGATGCTGGGATACCGGATCGTGCTTGCGGTCTTTTTCCTGCCGATGCCTCCGCTGGGTCAGGTGATCCTGCAATTCATCGCCACGACGGCCGCCTATCCGATCGTCGTCGGACTGCTGCGCTGGCCCCTTGGCCTGCGACGCGGACTGTCGGAAGCTGACACGAGGTATCGCTGAACCATGCGCAAGTCGCAAAAGGAAATTGCCGAAAGCAGCCGCCTGATTTCGCGTCGGGTGCTTTTGCTTGGCGTCATCCAGGCCGCGGTGATCAGTACGCTTGGGCTCAAGCTGCGCTCGATGCAGCTCGAACATGCCGAAGAATACCGGATGCTGTCCGACGGCAACTCGATCAAGATCCGACTTCTGCCGCCTGCGCGCGGCCTTATCCTTGATCGAAACGGCACCATCATCGCGGGAAATGAACAGAACTATCGCGTGACACTGACGCGCGAGGATGCGGGCGACGTCTCGGCCGTAGTGGCGCGGATGCGCCGGATCATTCCGATGAGCGACAGGCAGGCCGCCGAACTTCTGGCCGAGATCCGGCGTCGCAGTGCGGTAACACCTGTTATGGTGGCCGACCGCCTGACATGGCAGGAATTCTCGTCGATCGCGCTCAACGCCCCGGCGCTGCCCGGCGTCACGCCCGAATCCGGGCTTTCCCGCAGCTATCCGCGCGCGGGTGATTTTGCCCATGTCCTTGGATATGTCGGCCCGGTTTCCGATTACGACCTGTCGAAGATCGACAATCCCGACCCGGTGCTTCGCTTGCCCGAATTCCAGCTTGGCAAGGTCGGGATGGAAGCCAAGCTCGAGGAAGAGCTGCGCGGCAAAGCCGGCAACCGCCGCGTCGAGGTCAACAGCGCCGGGCGCGAGATGCGTGAACTTTCCCGTCAGGAAGGTCAGCAAGGCGCGACGGTCCAGACCACGCTCGACGCCCGGCTTCAGAATTTCACCGCGCAGCGGCTGGGGACGGAAAGTGCCGCCGCTGTGGTCATCGACGTGACCAACGGCGATATCGTGGCGATATCATCCTCGCCGGTCTTCGACCCAAACAAGTTCGTTCGCGGCATCAGTTCAAGTGATTACAAGGACCTGATGCAGCACGATCACCGCCCGCTGGCAGACAAGACGGTTCAGGGCGCCTACCCTCCCGGATCGACCTTCAAGATGGTCACGTTGCTTGCCGGGCTTGAATCGGGCGTTATCAACCCTGGCTCAAGGTTCTTCTGCCCAGGCTTCACCCAGCTCGCCGGCCGGCGTTTTCACTGCTGGCGGCGTGGCGGACACGGCACAGTCGATGCGATACGCAGCCTCGAGCAATCCTGCGACGTCTATTACTATGAACTGGCGCAGAAGGTGGGGATCGACCGGATCGCGGCGATGGCGCGTCGCCTGGGCATCGGGGTGCGTCACGACCTGCCGATGTCGGCCATCACCGAGGGCATTGCGCCGGACCGCGCCTGGAAGATGGAGCGCTACCAGCAGGAATGGCAGGTAGGGGATTCCCTTAACGCCTCGATCGGACAAGGTTATGTCCTTGCCTCGCCGCTGCAGCTTGCGGTGATGACGGCCCGCGTCGCGACAGGCAAGGCGGTCATCCCGCGCCTGGTTCGCGCCGTTGACGGGGTCGTCCAGCAGGTGCCCGAATTCGAGGATCTGGGGATCAATCCGCTGAACCTGCGGACTGCCCGGGGTGGGATGGACGCGGTGATGAATGGCACCCACGGCACCGCGCGCCGGGCGCGTATCGTCGCGCCGGAATGGCAGATGGCGGGCAAGACCGGGACCAGCCAGGTTCGCAACATCACGGCCGCCGAACGTGCGCGGGGCGTCATCTCGAACGAGCAACTTCCGTGGAATCGGAGGGACCACGCGCTTTTCGTCTGTTTCGCGCCCTATGACATGCCGCGCTATGCCGTTTCGGTCGTGGTGGAACACGGCGGCGGCGGTTCGGCGGTCGCGGCTCCGATCGCGCGCGACATCCTGCTTTTCGCGCTGGCCGGAGGGCTGCCCCCGCTTTCCGCCTATCCGGACGGCGAACGTGCGAAGGTCGAGGAAATGTGGTCCAAGATGAACCTGATGCCTCCCCTTGCCCCTTCTACGGCTCGCGCCAAGGCCTGACATGAGCTATCTCGATTACACGGTCGAACGCGTCCCGACCGGCTGGCGCAAGATCCTTTACCTGAACTGGCCTCTTGTCTTCCTGGTCACGGCGGTCAGCTGCATCGGCTTCCTGATGCTCTATTCCGTCTCGGGCGGGGATATCGACCGCTGGGCGATGCCGCAGATGGAGCGTTTCGCAGCCGGCATGGCGATCATGTTCGCGCTCGCCTTCGTTCCGATCTGGTTCTGGCGATCAATCGCGGTCGTGGCCTATGTGATCTGTGTCCTGCTTCTGGTGGCGGTGGAACTCATGGGCCATATCGGCATGGGGGCCCAGCGTTGGTTGATCCTTGGCCCGATCCGCATCCAGCCCTCGGAATTGACAAAGATCGCCTTCGTGATGACGCTGGCCGCCTATTACGACTGGCTGCCGATCGAAAAGGTCTCTCGCCCGATATGGGTGCTGATCCCGGTTCTGCTGATCCTGACGCCCACGGCCCTGGTGTTGATGCAGCCAGATCTCGGTACCTCGGTCATGCTGATCGCGGGTGGCGGCATCGTGATGTTCGCGGCCGGGGTCAGCCTTTGGTATTTCGGAGCGGTCATCGCGATTGTCGTCGGACTGGTCACGGCGGTCATGGAAAGTCGTGGAACCGACTGGCAGCTCCTGCACGAGTACCAGTTCAAGCGTATCGACACCTTCCTCGACCCGGGTTCCGACCCGCTGGGGGCGGGCTATAATGTCATGCAGGCGCAGATCGCCCTGGGCTCCGGCGGCTGGTCAGGGCGCGGCTTCATGCAGGGCACGCAATCTCGGCTGAATTTCTTGCCCGAAAAGCACACCGACTTCATCTTCACTTCGCTTGCCGAAGAGTTCGGCTTTGTCGGAGCGGGCACGCTACTGATGCTTTACGTTCTCATTCTGGGTTTCTGCCTGCATTCGGCGCTGACGAACAAGGACAGGTTCGCAAGCCTGTTGACGATCGGCATCGCCGGGACATTCTTCCTTTATTTTTCAATCAACATGGCCACGGTGATGGGAATGCTGCCTGCCAAGGGATCTCCTTTGCCACTGGTCAGTTACGGGGGAACATCGCTCATGATTCTGCTGATGGGTTTCGGCATCCTGCAATCCGCACATGTTCACAGGCCGCGCTGATGCGGGTTCTGTTCGCGGCCCCCACCCGGCTGTGGGATGAATGGGCCCCCGCGCTGCAAGCCGCCTGCCCCGAGATCGAGCTTTGCCGCGACGGCGCTCCGGAAAGCTTCGACGCGCTCATCTATGCGCCCGGCTACCCCGAGGATGGCAGCACGCTTGATTTCAGCCCCTTCGTGAATGCCCGCCTGGTGCAGAGCCTTTGGGCCGGGGTCGAACGCATCGTTACGAACGAGACATTGACGCAGCCGTTGTGCCGCATGGTCGATCCCGGACTGGCCATCGGCATGACGGAATACTGCCTCGGCTGGGCGATGCGTGCCCATCTGGGCATGGACAGCCAGTTGCAGGACGGCGTCTGGCGGAACGAACTGGTCCCGCCCCTGGCCTCGGAACGCGGGATCACGGTTCTGGGCATGGGCGAACTGGGGCGATCGGTCGCCGGCACGCTTGCACGGCTGGGCTTCCGCGTCACCGGTTGGTCGCAATCCGGTCGCCCCGTGGAGGGCATCGAGGTGCTTCCCGGCGATCGTCTGGGCGACGCGCTCTCCCGTGCCGAGATCCTGATTTGCCTTCTGCCGGACACCGCTGAGACGCGCGGCCTTATGAACGCAAGGACCCTTTCCTTGCTGCCCGAAGGTGCGACCCTGATCAATGCCGGACGCGGGACGCTGATCGACGAAGGCGCGTTGATCGAAGCGCTGGAGGCAGGCAGACCCGGCCATGCCGTGCTGGATGTCTTCCAGATCGAGCCGCTGCCGGCGGACCATCCGTTTTGGTCCCATGCTCGCGTCACGGTGACATCGCATATCGCCGCAGATACCCGCCCGACCACGGCTGCGACAGTCGCGGCAGAAAACCTGCGACGCGCGATGCGGGACGAGCCGCTCTTGCACCGCGTCGACCGGGCACGTGGATACTGACACACACAACCGGCGACGCATGGCTTGCCTCGTTGGGAATCCAAATCAATAATGCGTTTTCAGAGCTTAGATGAACGGCCTCGCGCCAAGGGAGTGACGCATGGTGATGACCCCAGTACTTCTGGCCGGCGGATCGGGCACGCGGCTTTGGCCGGTTTCGCGCAAGAGCTTCCCGAAGCAATTCGTTCCCCTGGTTGGCGACGAAACGCTTTTCCAGGCCTCTGCCCGCAGGTTGGCTGGCCCACGTTTCGGCGCACCACTGGTCATGACGAATGCCGATTTCCGATTCATCGTCTCCGAGCAGCTGGCCGCTATCGGCATCACGCCATCGGCCATCCTCATCGAACCCTCCGGGCGCAACACCGCACCAGCGATCCTTGCAGCCGCATTGAGTGTCGCCGAAAAGGACCCTGATGGCCTGTTGCTGGTCGCCCCATCAGATCACGTCGTCCCGGACGCCGAGGCCTTTGGCCGCGCTGTCGAACTGGGCACCCCGGCTGCGAAAGCCGGGCGGATCGTGACCTTCGGCATTACGCCGACGCGCCCAGAAACCGGCTATGGATATATGGAGGCCGAAACCTCGGGCGAAGGCCCGGTGGTGCTGAAACGCTTCGTCGAAAAGCCCGATCTCGCGACCGCAAACGAGATGATTTCCCAGGGGAACTTCCTTTGGAATGCGGGGATCTTCCTGTTTTCGGCGCGGACCATGATCGACGCGTTCCGCGCTCATGCCCCCGAATTTCTTGAACCAGTTCAGCAGGCACTGGGAGAGGCGCGCACCGACCTTGGCTTCCTGCGTATCGCACCGGGCCCCTGGGACACGCTTCCAGATGTGTCGATCGATTATGCGGTTCTGGAAAAGGCGGACAATCTTTCGGTCGTGCGCTTCTCGGGCCATTGGTCGGATCTGGGCGGATGGGATGCGGTCTGGCGCGAAGCGCAGGAGGATGCACCCGCCGAAGGCGGCAACGTCACGGACGGGCATTCAACGGCGATCGATTGCGAAAACGTCCTTCTGCGTTCGCAGGACGAAGGGGTCGAGGTCGTCGGCATCGGCCTGAAGGACGTCATGGTCGTCTCGACCAATGACGCCGTGCTTGTCGCCGGGATGGATCGCGCCCAGGATGTCCGCAAGGCGGTATCCGCTCTGAAGGCAAAGGGCGCGCGACAGGCTGAAATTTTCCTGCGCGATCATCGTCCCTGGGGATGGTTCGAGACGCTTGCATTGGCCGACCGGTTCCAGGTCAAGCGAATCGTCGTCAATCCCGGTGCGGCCCTGTCGCTGCAATCCCACTTT
This window encodes:
- a CDS encoding rod shape-determining protein; this translates as MAFGGLFSTDIAIDLGTANTLVYVKGKGIILNEPSVVAYHVKDGKKQVLAVGEDAKLMLGRTPGSIEAIRPMREGVIADFDSAEEMIKHFIKKVFRRTTFSKPKIIVCVPHGATPVEKRAIRQSVLSAGARKAGLIAEPIAAAIGAGMPITEPTGSMVVDIGGGTTEVAVLSLGDVVYARSVRIGGDRMDDALINYLRRNHNLLIGESTAERVKTQIGTARMPDDGRGATIMVRGRDLLNGIPKEMEITQAMVAEALAEPVQQICEAVMVALEATPPDLAADIVDRGVMLTGGGAMLGDLDLALREQTGLSITLADQPMSCVALGTGKALEFEKQLRHVIDYDS
- the mreC gene encoding rod shape-determining protein MreC gives rise to the protein MARKGPDYAAPVRRILVSLLVIALLGIFLFWQIDSPRAERLRAIVIDRFVPGFEWVMAPVTRLSRMVAGFESYSRLYEQNQELRRELQKMSAWKEAAVQLEQENAKLLSQNSVRIDPALTSVSGVVLTDSGTAFRQSVLLNVGARDGILDGWATMDGLGLVGRISGVGESTSRVMLLTDPSSRIPVTIQPSGQHALLSGDNTSFPALDFIESPENLRPGDRVVSSGDGGVFPPGLLVGQVAQASDGRLRVRLAADYGRLEFLRVLRSHPSERLADTGLLIPPPPAEFIGPPLPPTIDIDPAVAAQRAVNAAEDGAEAGND
- a CDS encoding rod shape-determining protein MreD, with amino-acid sequence MIETARRKRLAGRGLFIVLFLAILFLRLMPLNPGQVVWPGPDISLCLTLAWVLRRPDHAPVLIIALLFLIEDIMLFRPLGLWTAIVVMGSEAARSRELRWRELPFMVEWLRVAMLMAMLMLGYRIVLAVFFLPMPPLGQVILQFIATTAAYPIVVGLLRWPLGLRRGLSEADTRYR
- the mrdA gene encoding penicillin-binding protein 2: MRKSQKEIAESSRLISRRVLLLGVIQAAVISTLGLKLRSMQLEHAEEYRMLSDGNSIKIRLLPPARGLILDRNGTIIAGNEQNYRVTLTREDAGDVSAVVARMRRIIPMSDRQAAELLAEIRRRSAVTPVMVADRLTWQEFSSIALNAPALPGVTPESGLSRSYPRAGDFAHVLGYVGPVSDYDLSKIDNPDPVLRLPEFQLGKVGMEAKLEEELRGKAGNRRVEVNSAGREMRELSRQEGQQGATVQTTLDARLQNFTAQRLGTESAAAVVIDVTNGDIVAISSSPVFDPNKFVRGISSSDYKDLMQHDHRPLADKTVQGAYPPGSTFKMVTLLAGLESGVINPGSRFFCPGFTQLAGRRFHCWRRGGHGTVDAIRSLEQSCDVYYYELAQKVGIDRIAAMARRLGIGVRHDLPMSAITEGIAPDRAWKMERYQQEWQVGDSLNASIGQGYVLASPLQLAVMTARVATGKAVIPRLVRAVDGVVQQVPEFEDLGINPLNLRTARGGMDAVMNGTHGTARRARIVAPEWQMAGKTGTSQVRNITAAERARGVISNEQLPWNRRDHALFVCFAPYDMPRYAVSVVVEHGGGGSAVAAPIARDILLFALAGGLPPLSAYPDGERAKVEEMWSKMNLMPPLAPSTARAKA
- the rodA gene encoding rod shape-determining protein RodA, which gives rise to MSYLDYTVERVPTGWRKILYLNWPLVFLVTAVSCIGFLMLYSVSGGDIDRWAMPQMERFAAGMAIMFALAFVPIWFWRSIAVVAYVICVLLLVAVELMGHIGMGAQRWLILGPIRIQPSELTKIAFVMTLAAYYDWLPIEKVSRPIWVLIPVLLILTPTALVLMQPDLGTSVMLIAGGGIVMFAAGVSLWYFGAVIAIVVGLVTAVMESRGTDWQLLHEYQFKRIDTFLDPGSDPLGAGYNVMQAQIALGSGGWSGRGFMQGTQSRLNFLPEKHTDFIFTSLAEEFGFVGAGTLLMLYVLILGFCLHSALTNKDRFASLLTIGIAGTFFLYFSINMATVMGMLPAKGSPLPLVSYGGTSLMILLMGFGILQSAHVHRPR
- a CDS encoding 2-hydroxyacid dehydrogenase — translated: MRVLFAAPTRLWDEWAPALQAACPEIELCRDGAPESFDALIYAPGYPEDGSTLDFSPFVNARLVQSLWAGVERIVTNETLTQPLCRMVDPGLAIGMTEYCLGWAMRAHLGMDSQLQDGVWRNELVPPLASERGITVLGMGELGRSVAGTLARLGFRVTGWSQSGRPVEGIEVLPGDRLGDALSRAEILICLLPDTAETRGLMNARTLSLLPEGATLINAGRGTLIDEGALIEALEAGRPGHAVLDVFQIEPLPADHPFWSHARVTVTSHIAADTRPTTAATVAAENLRRAMRDEPLLHRVDRARGY
- a CDS encoding mannose-1-phosphate guanylyltransferase/mannose-6-phosphate isomerase yields the protein MVMTPVLLAGGSGTRLWPVSRKSFPKQFVPLVGDETLFQASARRLAGPRFGAPLVMTNADFRFIVSEQLAAIGITPSAILIEPSGRNTAPAILAAALSVAEKDPDGLLLVAPSDHVVPDAEAFGRAVELGTPAAKAGRIVTFGITPTRPETGYGYMEAETSGEGPVVLKRFVEKPDLATANEMISQGNFLWNAGIFLFSARTMIDAFRAHAPEFLEPVQQALGEARTDLGFLRIAPGPWDTLPDVSIDYAVLEKADNLSVVRFSGHWSDLGGWDAVWREAQEDAPAEGGNVTDGHSTAIDCENVLLRSQDEGVEVVGIGLKDVMVVSTNDAVLVAGMDRAQDVRKAVSALKAKGARQAEIFLRDHRPWGWFETLALADRFQVKRIVVNPGAALSLQSHFHRSEHWIVVSGTARVTVDETVTLVTENQSIYVPLGAVHRMENPGKVPMVLIEVQTGAYLGEDDIVRYEDVYSRE